The window tatagcttgctggaccaagtctggccccatcaatttagtctctcctactttgAACCTCCtaattggcgatctgcacttacgcccatataaagcctcgtacggggccatttggatgctaggataataactgttgttataagaaaattcaataagcagtaagtgatcatcccaactacctccaaaatcccgtagcatatcttcaagagtttggacggtacgctcagcttgcccatcagtctgcggatgaaatgttgtactaagactcacctgagtccccaaaccttctttaaaagatttccaaaaattagttgtaaactgagttcctctatcggagataatagatactggaacaccatgaagtcgtactatttttttaacataaagctttgcataatcttcagctacatatgtagttctgaccggtaagaaatgagctgacttcgtgagtctatccacaattacccatatagaatcatacttatgttgagaacgaggtaagcctgcaatgaaatccatattaattacttcccatttccaagtcggaatttctatagcttgtaacaatccaccgggcttttgatgctcaattttcacttgctgaaaaTTAGGaaattgggctacaaattccgctatatctttctttattcCATGCCACCAATATATaggtttaagatcatgatacatttttgttgctccaggatgaacagaataacgggaaaaatgggcttctttcaaaatctgctGATGCAATCCTgtaacatcgggaacacacaacctgcctcgacatcggagaactccatctccagaaatctcaaaggatgacttcttcaTCTGAGGAAGTGTATTCCTATAATTAACTAGTataggatcctcgtattgacgctctttcacttcaactactagcgacgagacagccgaattttgaatggtagctcccacattacctgagtccactacccgaactcctaggctagctaactgttggagatCACGAGATAACTCTCTTTTCTTTGGCTGGACAGCACATAAACTTCtcatagatctatggctaagagcatcagccacaacgtttgccttcccaggatgatataggatgttaacatcataatctttaaacaactccaaccatcgcctttgctgtAAATTTAAatctttctgtttgaaaatatactgaaggctcttgtgatccgtataaatatcaacatggacaccatacaagtaatgtgtccacattttcagtgcatggatcaccgcagctacctcaagatcataggtcagataatttttctcatgtttctgcacCTGCCATGAAGCATAAggaatcaccttaccatgttgcatcaacacacatcctaatcctaCGCCTGAAGCGTCATaatagataacatagccttctgatccctctggatgtgtcaggactggggcagaagttaatctattctttaactcttaataactacgttcacaagtatctgtccattgaaatttagctaatttctgggttaacttcgttagtggtgcagagatagaaaaatggacttctacaaatcttctgtaataaccggccaagcccagaaaactacgaaccccCGTAGCTGTTGTTGACCTTGACCAAGTCTTCaaagcctcaatcttttgggtatctacccaaaTACCcacggctgaaataatatgccccaaaaaggtcaccgaattcaaccaaaactcccactttgaaaattttgtaaATAGCTCTCGAGTTTGGAGAAATCTAAGggcagtacgtaaatgatccgcatattCTACCTCAGACAGAGAATATAacaggatatcgtcaataaacataatcacaaataaatctaagaaaggcctgaacacattgttcatcaaatccatgaatactgccggtgcattagtcagcccaaatgacattacccggaactcaaaatgaccatatcttgttttgaaggCCGTCTTGAGAATATCTTCCTCCcgaactctcacctgatgatacccgtatctcaaatctatttttgaaaaccatttgacaccctgcaattgatcaaataaatcatcaatacttaggagcggatatttattcttgatcgtcaccttattcagttgccgatagtcaatgcacatgcgcaaggagccatctttcttcctgacaaacaacatgggtgctccccacggggtgaactaggccttatgaagcctttctcaagcaagtccttcaattgctccttcaactctctcaactttGCGGGagacattctataaggaggaatagatattggtttagtatccggtagcacatcgatagcaaaatcaatctcccgctctgaagggatgcctggaagctcatccgaaaactcattcactacggggacagactgaagagttggcgattcggcttctatatcttgaacccggactaaatgataaatacaacctttagaaatcattttccttgccttgagataggaaataaacctacctctcggagacgctgtatttccCTTCAATTCAAAAGCTGGGCCTCCCGAAAACTGAAAGCGAACCATCTTTATTCTACAATTGACATTGGCAtagaaagaagccaaccaatccatggccataataatatcaaagtccaccatttccaACTCATGTAAATTAGCCATAGTACGATgattacaaatcacaactacacaatttttatatactcggctagctattaccggttcaccaacgggtgtcgatacctcaaaaggcttgattcACTCCGGTTTTACCCCAAATCgactagcaatataaggagtaaaatatgacaatgtggatcccttatctatcaatgcatatacatcaagagaaaatactgataatatacctgtgacgacattaggggaggactcaagatcctgtcacctagccaatgcataaatacagtgctgaggaccactagaactgggagctcctccttTACCTCTACCACAGTTGACTGGTGTCTGTGAACCTTGCCCCGGAGCGCATAGATGATAAAAACCCAGCTACTGACCCTGTGGCCTAAACTGTACCTCTAGTACCtctcgaggggcaatcacgcatgatatggacTGGCCGACCACATACATAGGAAACATTTGAGCCTAATCGACACGGGCctcaatgtaacttcccgcactgcGAACATCGTGGCATGAGTGGCTTACCTGACCCGAGTTGCCTCTGTaatgggaacctgaagctctaaaacaCTAACTCGGCCCaaagtgagtagatctatcaaatctttggGTCGTAAACcgtagaggtgcactagtcacggaATGGGCTGAATGCCTCgaaaactgctgtctttgccCTCCTTTGCACTCACTGGTcgaacccgaagatctagccctcttgctatactctctatcatgctcacgctaaTTTCTTTCCTGTTATTGGCTTTCCTCCacattttgggcatgggcttgaatgcgagaaatatccatattatcctgaagggatacagtcaagcacttatccatcaaatgtggccctaagccactcacaaatcggtgcaatCGATCacacatatctgctaccatggccggagcatacctagccaaagaattgaagcagagactatactctaaggcactcatacttccttgcctaagattaaaaaacttatcggctctagcccaccGAACCTCTGGGGGCAATTAATGTCGAAGGAatgcatcaacaaattcttgccatacggggGGAGGAgcattgactcccctagaagacaaccAAATCGTATACCAATGGACCGCAACATCTCGTAGTCTATAGGAGGCTAGCTCTACCGATTCAACgtcggaagcatgcattaaccgaagtgttctcaacattccatcaataaagttttgagggtcctcatccggctttgacccgaagaattttgaggggttcaagctaataaaatcacgggctcttgcactaaccgcccTATCACTATGACCCATACCTTGACGCTgggtctgagcggcaaccaattgagtcaacaaatgaatggcctctttcatctcTTCGCCCGAAatctctggtggaggagctgggggtgctggagctggggctgaggctccctcatgctcctctgaagcagGTGATGAGTGGGAGGATCGAGACGGAACCTCATGCCGGGACTCACCTTCATCTATATCCATTGGCGGTACTCTTTCTGCCCGTTTTTCcatcactgtcttgcccttttaggctgccgtaccttttctcttcacaggaatttctgaaatacataacacatggttaaggaaagataaatccttatatcatggctctatcgcacgatctatgaataaagaaggtcattcatttctAAAATgactgcagcctcctgtttataagtgtggtgtgcaacacacccataaacaagaattTACTGGAAACGGCTCTTAGACACACCCTGGGAcgaaactgctttgataccacttttgtcacgatccaaccggagggccatgacgggcacccggagctaactcaCCGGgtacctctcatcatacttccataatcatatctaggtgagacacatggcttactcatgatttctatgcatcaataatacgAATCTCATTGGGCTAAGGcgcttttatatcaacatcaacaactatgcccatgtatatatacacaagccgatgaggctaacaaaatgatatacaaaaatatgagccgacaaggtaAAAATACGTCTACTATACATAACTTTCTACTAGCCTCTAAGAAGaacatgtaacatcatatagacgggacaaggccccgccatgcccatatgtatatacgcaaaagaatagtaccaacagctatagctccgaatcaaatggagctcctctaagcagtctctggataggcagcctaaggatcaattctatctccctgtccacctgcggccATGACTcagtgtccacaaataaaaggacgttagtacaaacaatgtactgagtgtgtaaggcataatcaatgtCACAATAgaagcatgaaaaataacataagatggaagAGTTATGGGacgatagagccatttatacctctagtgacgttcatcatatttacttaccctttttctaatgggaaccttccattacatatgcttacatatatagtagtaccatacctGACCATAGAGgctcggtgtttcacatacccgaccattaCAAGGCTAGGTGTTATacttacctggccctaccaaggctcagtataTTAAGATATCATAGGAAAAGCTATAAGACCATATCCAGTTATGTGTCACAAAGGTAGTGCCATTGCATGAAACTCTAATCTTCAGGGTGCTGGTCATAGATTTAGCCTGCAACAATACTATGAGTATTTCATGAAATGTCTAAAAAAGAAATCAAGTATGGGGAGTTAAGCTCATATTGAGGCAGACAAGAGAATCATGGTGATAGAAGTTAATCGTTAGCAAACCTCACTACTAAAAAACcagcgtttagtgacggaatattagcgaCAGACCATATTCTGTCGCTAATTAATGACGGATTAGCTACGGATTGCTCATTTTGTCGCGAGAAAAGCAACTAAAATATTATTTCATTATATAGTGACGGATTAGCAATGAAAACTGAGTTTCGTCACTAATGATTAGCGCGAAATTTTGGTGCCTTAAATTTCACTACATATTTAGCAACAGAAGAGGcgcgacaaattttatttttatttagcgATAGATTCAGCAACGAAAAATCCGTCGCTAGGCCTTTTAATATTTctcgaaaaaaatatatatttgtagCAATGGAAAAATTTGTCGCAATATTAATCATTAAAAGAAATCAATGTATTATTTAGCGATGGAATATAAAATCCGTTGCTATTCCATCgttaagtgttaaaaaaaaagatatctcCTAGGGtacacatttatttcatttcagtttaaACACACCCAACACATATATAGAGATAGAGTGTGCGAAATTGCtaacatagagagagagagagagagagagagagagagagagagcacaacatagatcaaaataatgtgaatctagggtttctattgtgtttttctcttcttctgctGCATCTTTTATCTAAATGAAAGgtatgttttgatttttctatgttttatgggcagtttctttcttctttatctcCTTGTTTGTGTTTTATGACATTAAATCTAAAATAGAAATTAAGATATCTGTGTTTTTTTGCTTATTATCTAAAGGACAGAGTGtctttaagtgttttttttttggctaaaatcGAAGTTGGGTGTCTTGAAAACTGTTGagtttataatttatttgaaggttaagtgttgggaatctctatttgggccaaaatctgatgaaaatggaAATTCGACCTTTGTTTGTGCTAAATCTTGTAGGATAATATTATTTGGTGGTTAAAGTTTGTTTTAATTCGTTGCATGTCGAggaaaagcttgaagaactcaacattctttatattctgtgatttgaaatcagtgttagtgAACTGGATTTCTTACTCAATTTTTTTGTACTctgtgatttgaaatcagtgttagtgaactgggtttcttactcgattttttttgtttcagtttcagtttgtcatattttttaactaaaaggtgaatgatatgttctatttcaCTAAGATATTTCAGCTTGTTCTTCCATTTAGAGGTCATTCGGTTGTATTAATGATATGAAGACAGAACATTAATTTGATTGCTTTGTTTATGTCAACATTAATAGGAACATGAATAATCTAGAGCGTGATTGGATGTACGATAGGTTGGATGGCCGAGGGGGTATAAACTCTAGCTTTGTAACCGGTGTAGATAATTTTATCCAATTTGCACTTTCTCAACGAAATTACATGAGCGGTAACAAGGCTAGATGTCCATGTAAAAAATGTCACAGCATTAAATACATAGATGTTGAAATCATTGAATATCACCTTTTTAATTTTGGATTTGTTGAGGACTATTTTGTTTGGGAGTATCAAGGGGAAAAAGATGTGATCGGTGAGATAGCTTCTGGTAATGATTTGCACGGTGGTTCTCAACCTGAATCGGGATTCGATAATCCATATCGACAAATGGTCTTGGATGCAGCTGGTCCCAACTTTGGTCAGGGTTCGAGTTGGCAATCTTATAGCAATATTGAAGTTGATTCTTCTCATCCTTATGAACATTCAATGGAGGAGGAGCCTAATTCTTCAATGGAGGAGGAGCCTAATCCCGAGTCCCAAAGATTTTACAATTTGCTACAAGCTGCTGATGAAAAATTATATCCCGGTTCTTTTCTCTCTCAACTTGCAGTAGTCTCCAGAATGTTAAATATTAAAATGGAGAATACTTTGTCACAGAGAGGTTATAACCAAATGATACAATTGTTGAAAGAGGCTTTACCTGAAGATAACAAAGTGCTTGATAGCTATTATCAGACTAAGAAACTAGTGCGTAGTTTGGGTTTGCCAGTTGAAAAGATTGATTGTTGTGATTCAAGATGTATGTTGTATTGGGGTGATGATGAACACCTTACATCTTGTAAATTTTGTGGTAACCAGAGGTATAAGCATCGTGTCGGCTCTCGTAAGAGGAAATTGGTCCCTTACAAGAAAATGTATTATTTTCCTTTGATTCCTAGATTGAAAAAATTATATGCATCCCATGCTACAGCTGCCGACATGAGATGGCACCATGAGCATACACAAGAGGATTGGGTAATGCATCATCCATCAGACTCTGAGGCTTGGAAGAACTTCAATGAAACTCATTCTTTTTTTGCTGCTGAACCAAGGAATGTAAGGTTGGGGTTATGTACTGATGGTTTCCAACCGTTTAGTCAATCTGGGAGGAAATACTCTTCGTGGCCAGTGATTGTCACCCCATACAATTTGCCTCCAGGAATGTGTATGAAAGAGGCATATATGTTCCTAACTGTCATTGTTCCTGGGCCAAACAATCCcaaacataaaattgatgttTATCTACAACCTCTAATAAAGGAATTGACTTTGTTTTGGGAGACAGGTGTAGAAGCATTTGACATCTCGAAAAAGCAAAATTTTCAACTGAGGGCAGCTTTGATGTGGACAATCAGTGACTTCCCAACATATTCTATGTTATCAGGATGGAGAACTGCAGGCAAGTTagcatgtccttattgtatggagGAAACACAATCCTTTAGATTACAATATGGCAGCAAAACATCTTGGTTTGATAGTCACAGAATGTTCCTTGACCAACATCATCCTTTTAGGAGATATCGTAAAAACTTTCTCAAAGGTAAGACTGTCAAAAGACTATCACCACTCTATAGAAcagttgaggaaattttgaaccAAATTTGTGACTTGGGATAAGGAAAGTAACAGAGTTAGATGCACAGGAAGTTAATCAGAGAATATGTAAGTCTTGTGGGTGGAAAAAGCGAAGCATATTTTGGGATTTTCCTTATTGGAGTTCTAACATGATTCGACATAATCTTGACGTcatgcatattgaaaaaaatgTCTTTGATAATGTATTTAATACAGTTCTTAATATTGATAAGAAAACCAAAGACAATATACAATCACGTCAATATATGGTAAATTACCGTGATCGACCACTGTTGGCAAATGACACTAGTGGAAAATATCCAAAAGCTATATATACAATAGATAAGGAAGAAAGAGCTATCTTGTTCAATTGGGTGAAGGGTTTGAAGTTTCCAGATGGGTATGTTTCAAATTTGGGTAGATGTCCAGATACAAACGCGAAAAGATTATTTGGCatgaaaagtcatgattgccATGTGTTCATGCAACGACTAATGCCTATTGCTTTTCGTGAACTGCTTCCCAGTAATGTGTGGCAAGCACTTACAGAATTgagcttattttttttaaagatctTACTTCGACCACTCTACGAGTGGATGACATGGAAAGATTAGAGGCAGACATCCCGCAAATCTTGTGTAAGTTAGAACGTATATTTCCCCCTGGGTTCTTTGACTCAATGGAACATCTGCCTGTGCACCTGCCAT is drawn from Lycium barbarum isolate Lr01 chromosome 8, ASM1917538v2, whole genome shotgun sequence and contains these coding sequences:
- the LOC132607740 gene encoding uncharacterized protein LOC132607740 produces the protein MNNLERDWMYDRLDGRGGINSSFVTGVDNFIQFALSQRNYMSGNKARCPCKKCHSIKYIDVEIIEYHLFNFGFVEDYFVWEYQGEKDVIGEIASGNDLHGGSQPESGFDNPYRQMVLDAAGPNFGQGSSWQSYSNIEVDSSHPYEHSMEEEPNSSMEEEPNPESQRFYNLLQAADEKLYPGSFLSQLAVVSRMLNIKMENTLSQRGYNQMIQLLKEALPEDNKVLDSYYQTKKLVRSLGLPVEKIDCCDSRCMLYWGDDEHLTSCKFCGNQRYKHRVGSRKRKLVPYKKMYYFPLIPRLKKLYASHATAADMRWHHEHTQEDWVMHHPSDSEAWKNFNETHSFFAAEPRNVRLGLCTDGFQPFSQSGRKYSSWPVIVTPYNLPPGMCMKEAYMFLTVIVPGPNNPKHKIDVYLQPLIKELTLFWETGVEAFDISKKQNFQLRAALMWTISDFPTYSMLSGWRTAGKLACPYCMEETQSFRLQYGSKTSWFDSHRMFLDQHHPFRRYRKNFLKVLNIDKKTKDNIQSRQYMVNYRDRPLLANDTSGKYPKAIYTIDKEERAILFNWVKGLKFPDGYVSNLGRCPDTNAKRLFGMKSHDCHVFMQRLMPIAFRELLPNLTSTTLRVDDMERLEADIPQILCKLERIFPPGFFDSMEHLPVHLPYEAKIAGPVQYRWMYPFERYLGTLKRMIGNNASVEGSICEAYLMKESTHLFSHYFKPHVMTRNHDVDRNDDGGAGEDLEGNLSIFTHPGRLWGEAKKRNLSLEEIKAAQTYILLNCKEVEPFVSMYVQRLQGEFPNPSQGQIDESLEAYFSIWFKEYVRCNHIENKFLRSLAHGPLISATCHSVYFTNGYKFHTDSHGSARSTMNSGVCISDPNFGDYCGRIKEIIQVEFREDPLKQTVLFNCEWFDPTMDVGIKKHNQYKLVYVNHRHRYKKYEPFILAMQATQVCYVSYPSKKKDKDDWVAVLKVKPPNVVELPDEEVMVTAPDLNVPFQVEVHEIDMNVLIDENILLYDPNGNAIEMDEPIDDRLLPKHHEIQDESTEEEYEIEEEYETEETTEDEEEFEEGTDSD